A window of Acidobacteriota bacterium contains these coding sequences:
- the guaB gene encoding IMP dehydrogenase, which yields MDDKIPVGLTFDDVILVPWRSEVHPNAVDVSTRLTGTGIGLNLPIISAAMDTVTEANMAIAMAQHGGLGVVHKNMSIERQAEEIDRVKRSESGMIVDPVTVHPEQSVSEALDVMARYKISGLPVIDSHGQLKGILTNRDLRFCTEFDRPIADFMTKDNLVTAPVGTTLDEAKVLLHQNRIEKLLVVDEEGNLKGLITVKDIKKAHDYPNACKDVLGRLRVAAGVGVTGDLAERCAALIERHVDVLCLDSSHAHSRGVMEATKKIKKDFPDTPLIVGNIATDGAARDLIDLGVDAIKVGIGPGSICTTRVVTGAGMPQITAVMECAKAAREQGIPVIADGGIRYSGDIAKALAAGADVVMIGSLFAGVEESPGEQILYQGRTFKAYRGMGSIGAMKEVEGSGDRYFQQSGGDLAKLVPEGIEGMVPFKGPLADQLTQLVGGLRAGMGLSGCSKIEDLHTKARFIRVTGAGLKESHAHDVVVTKEAPNYRID from the coding sequence TCAATCTGCCGATCATCTCGGCCGCCATGGACACGGTGACCGAAGCCAACATGGCGATCGCAATGGCCCAGCATGGTGGTCTCGGCGTGGTTCACAAGAACATGTCGATCGAGCGCCAGGCGGAAGAAATCGATCGCGTCAAGCGGTCCGAATCGGGCATGATCGTGGACCCGGTGACGGTCCACCCCGAGCAATCCGTCAGCGAAGCGTTGGACGTGATGGCTCGCTACAAAATCTCGGGCCTACCAGTGATCGACAGCCACGGCCAGCTCAAGGGCATTTTGACCAATCGCGACCTGAGGTTCTGCACGGAATTCGACCGTCCGATCGCGGACTTCATGACCAAGGATAACCTCGTCACTGCGCCGGTCGGAACGACTCTTGACGAGGCGAAGGTCCTGTTGCATCAGAATCGGATCGAAAAACTCCTGGTCGTCGACGAGGAGGGCAACCTCAAGGGCCTGATCACGGTCAAGGACATCAAGAAGGCTCACGACTACCCGAACGCCTGCAAGGACGTTCTCGGGAGGTTGAGAGTGGCGGCTGGCGTCGGCGTCACCGGCGATCTTGCCGAGCGGTGCGCGGCACTGATCGAGCGCCACGTCGATGTGCTCTGCCTCGACAGCTCCCATGCTCATTCGCGGGGCGTCATGGAGGCAACGAAGAAGATCAAGAAAGATTTTCCGGATACGCCGTTGATCGTGGGCAATATCGCCACCGATGGGGCGGCACGGGACCTCATAGATCTCGGAGTCGACGCCATCAAGGTCGGTATCGGACCGGGCTCCATCTGTACCACGCGGGTGGTGACCGGTGCCGGCATGCCGCAGATCACGGCGGTGATGGAGTGCGCGAAGGCGGCCAGGGAGCAGGGCATACCTGTCATCGCGGATGGGGGCATCCGGTACTCAGGAGACATCGCCAAGGCGTTGGCCGCGGGAGCGGACGTCGTGATGATCGGTTCTCTTTTCGCCGGCGTCGAGGAGTCGCCTGGAGAGCAGATCCTCTACCAGGGCCGCACCTTCAAGGCCTATCGGGGGATGGGTTCGATCGGAGCGATGAAGGAGGTCGAGGGCTCTGGAGATCGGTACTTCCAGCAGAGCGGCGGGGACCTCGCCAAGCTCGTGCCCGAGGGTATCGAAGGAATGGTTCCGTTCAAGGGGCCGCTGGCCGATCAGCTGACCCAGCTGGTTGGCGGCCTCCGCGCCGGGATGGGACTTTCCGGCTGCTCGAAGATCGAGGATCTCCATACCAAGGCTCGTTTCATCCGCGTTACCGGAGCGGGTCTCAAAGAGAGCCATGCTCACGACGTTGTCGTGACGAAGGAAGCACCGAACTACCGCATCGACTGA